The Toxotes jaculatrix isolate fToxJac2 chromosome 14, fToxJac2.pri, whole genome shotgun sequence genome window below encodes:
- the LOC121193464 gene encoding uncharacterized protein LOC121193464 isoform X1, with the protein MLFLPAAALCCLCSALVAMAAELNQEQLSLTRRVGQPVSFSCGGTHQCDGSYIYWYQKKDTKTFTVILRFYKSRCSIERRYDHPQKDDFTAENKPNGCNLKIDTVKLIHSATYYCSCWKSGSGDMIFGSGTKLYVTGEQVVKPVVSVYPAAPSHVEGNSSLLCLASGMFPPLVQFSWERQLEDGPKEKLSPDEVEQLELREPRRASILLIHQPENSKYKYYCSVRHEGGTVEAPEQGAVDPLQPQCRVKLLCLLYTVLIVKSLLYCCGLSLLMGLTNKGPSTNGPHAD; encoded by the exons ATGCTTTTCctcccagctgctgctctgtgctgtctgtgttcag CgctggttgccatggcagcagagCTGAATCAGGAGCAATTATCACTGACCAGGAGAGTTGGTCAACCAGTCTCCTTCAGCTGTGGAGGAACTCACCAGTGTGATGGTAGTTACATATACTGGTACcagaagaaagacacaaaaacattcacagtgatTCTCCGTTTTTATAAGAGTCGTTGCAGCATAGAAAGACGGTACGATCATCCTCAGAAAGATGATTTCACAGCTGAGAACAAACCAAACGGCTGTAACTTGAAGATAGACACAGTTAAACTCATTCATTCAGCCACCTACTACTGTTCCTGTTGGAAGTCTGGTTCC GGAGACATGATCTTTGGCTCAGGAACTAAACTGTATGTAACAG GTGAGCAGGTAGTGAAGCCCGTGGTGAGCGTGTACCCAGCAGCCCCGAGCCACGTGGAGGGGAACAGCTCCCTGCTGTGTCTGGCCTCAGGTATGTTTCCTCCTCTGGTCCAGTTCTCCTGGGAAAGACAGTTGGAGGACGGTCCTAAGGAGAAGCTGTCCCCTGATGAGGTAGAGcagctggagctcagagagCCGAGACGTGCTTCCATCTTGCTGATTCATCAGCCAGAGAACAGCAAATATAAATACTACTGCTCCGTCAGGCACGAGGGGGGAACAGTGGAGGCTCCAGAACAAG GTGCAGTGGATCCTCTCCAGCCTCAGTGCAGGGTGAagctgctctgtctgctgtACACAGTGCTGATAGTGAAGAGTCTGCTGTACTGCTGTGGACTCTCTCTGCTGATGGGCCTCACAAACAAGGGACCGTCCACCAACGGCCCACATGCTGACTGA
- the LOC121193464 gene encoding uncharacterized protein LOC121193464 isoform X2, with protein MLFLPAAALCCLCSALVAMAAELNQEQLSLTRRVGQPVSFSCGGTHQCDGSYIYWYQKKDTKTFTVILRFYKSRCSIERRYDHPQKDDFTAENKPNGCNLKIDTVKLIHSATYYCSCWKSGSHNMIFGSGTKLYVTGEQVVKPVVSVYPAAPSHVEGNSSLLCLASGMFPPLVQFSWERQLEDGPKEKLSPDEVEQLELREPRRASILLIHQPENSKYKYYCSVRHEGGTVEAPEQGAVDPLQPQCRVKLLCLLYTVLIVKSLLYCCGLSLLMGLTNKGPSTNGPHAD; from the exons ATGCTTTTCctcccagctgctgctctgtgctgtctgtgttcag CgctggttgccatggcagcagagCTGAATCAGGAGCAATTATCACTGACCAGGAGAGTTGGTCAACCAGTCTCCTTCAGCTGTGGAGGAACTCACCAGTGTGATGGTAGTTACATATACTGGTACcagaagaaagacacaaaaacattcacagtgatTCTCCGTTTTTATAAGAGTCGTTGCAGCATAGAAAGACGGTACGATCATCCTCAGAAAGATGATTTCACAGCTGAGAACAAACCAAACGGCTGTAACTTGAAGATAGACACAGTTAAACTCATTCATTCAGCCACCTACTACTGTTCCTGTTGGAAGTCTGGTTCCCACA ACATGATCTTTGGCTCAGGAACTAAACTGTATGTAACAG GTGAGCAGGTAGTGAAGCCCGTGGTGAGCGTGTACCCAGCAGCCCCGAGCCACGTGGAGGGGAACAGCTCCCTGCTGTGTCTGGCCTCAGGTATGTTTCCTCCTCTGGTCCAGTTCTCCTGGGAAAGACAGTTGGAGGACGGTCCTAAGGAGAAGCTGTCCCCTGATGAGGTAGAGcagctggagctcagagagCCGAGACGTGCTTCCATCTTGCTGATTCATCAGCCAGAGAACAGCAAATATAAATACTACTGCTCCGTCAGGCACGAGGGGGGAACAGTGGAGGCTCCAGAACAAG GTGCAGTGGATCCTCTCCAGCCTCAGTGCAGGGTGAagctgctctgtctgctgtACACAGTGCTGATAGTGAAGAGTCTGCTGTACTGCTGTGGACTCTCTCTGCTGATGGGCCTCACAAACAAGGGACCGTCCACCAACGGCCCACATGCTGACTGA